Proteins encoded together in one Onychomys torridus chromosome 1, mOncTor1.1, whole genome shotgun sequence window:
- the LOC118593977 gene encoding olfactory receptor 502-like, which produces MAFLEDGNHTAVTEFILLGLTDDPVLKVVLFIIILCIYLVTVCGNLSTILLIRVSSQLHHPMYFFLSHLASADIGYSSSVTPNMLVNFLVEKNTISYLGCAIQLGSAVFFGTVECFLLAAMAYDRFIAICNPLLYSTKMSTQVCVQLLVGSYIGGFLNASFFTNSFFSFLFCGPNRINHFFCDFTPLVELSCSDNSILTVLDSSFAGSIILITVLVIAVSYIYILITILKMHSTEGRQKAFSTCTSHLTAVTLFYGTITFIYVMPKSSYSTDQNKVVSVFYMVVIPMLNPLIYSLRNNEIKGALKRQLARKILS; this is translated from the coding sequence ATGGCTTTCCTGGAGGATGGGAACCACACTGCAGTGACAGAGTTCATTTTATTGGGCTTAACAGATGACCCAGTCCTTAAAGTCGtcctcttcatcatcatcctGTGCATCTACCTGGTGACTGTGTGTGGGAACCTCAGTACCATCCTCCTTATCAGAGTCTCTTCCCAGCTCCATCACCCGATGTACTTTTTTCTCAGTCACTTGGCTTCTGCTGACATAGGATATTCATCTTCTGTCACACCCAATATGCTTGTCAACTTTCTGGTGGAGAAAAATACTATCTCCTATCTTGGATGTGCCATCCAGCTTGGTTCAGCTGTTTTCTTTGGGACAGTTGAATGTTTCCTTCTGGCTGCCATGGCTTATGATCGCTTTATAGCAATCTGCAACCCACTGCTTTACTCAACCAAAATGTCGACACAAGTTTGTGTCCAGTTGCTTGTAGGATCATATATTGGTGGTTTCCTTAATGCTTCCTTCTTCAccaattccttcttttcttttctcttctgtggaccaaatagaatcaatcactttttctgtgattttaCTCCTTTAGTTGAACTCTCCTGTTCTGATAACAGCATCCTTACAGTTCTAGATTCATCTTTTGCTGGCTCCATCATTTTGATCACAGTGCTTGTCATTGCTGTCTCCTATATCTACATCCTCATCACTATCCTGAAGATGCACTCCACTGAAGGCCGCCAAAAGGCCTTCTCCACCTGCACCTCCCACCTCACTGCAGTCACTCTGTTCTATGGGAccattacattcatttatgtgatGCCCAAGTCCAGCTACTCCACAGACCAGAACAAGGTGGTGTCTGTGTTCTACATGGTGGTGATCCCCATGTTGAACCCCCTCATCTACAGCCTCAGGAATAATGAGATTAAGGGTGCTCTGAAGAGACAACTTGCTAGGAAAATACTTTCTTAG
- the LOC118577118 gene encoding LOW QUALITY PROTEIN: olfactory receptor 10K1-like (The sequence of the model RefSeq protein was modified relative to this genomic sequence to represent the inferred CDS: substituted 1 base at 1 genomic stop codon) — MDNHTTVTTFLLWGFSSFPALQNLLFIVILLSHVTILLANASIMVAIKLNHNLHTPMYFFLFALSFSETCTTMVILPRMLVDLVSESKTISLPECATQMFFFFXLGGNNCFILSAMSYDRYTAIHNPLHYPILMTQKICFHLIMASAVLGFSVSLCIVIIIFNLSFCNSNVIQHFFCDIEPVVSLACNYTFYQKMILLAFTAFVLVGSFILIMVSYVFIVTVVVKLPSAKGRYKTFSTCSSHFTVVFIHYGFAGFIYLRPKNSDTFRDDTLLAVTYTVLTPLLNPIIYSLRNKDMQIALRKDLGNIINFFPKIINKRSQKA; from the coding sequence ATGGACAATCACACCACAGTGACCACATTCCTTCTGTGGGGATTTTCCAgcttcccagcactgcaaaatcTGCTCTTCATTGTGATTCTCCTCTCCCATGTGACCATCCTCCTAGCAAATGCATCCATCATGGTGGCCATCAAGCTCAACCACAACCTTCACAcccccatgtactttttcctctTTGCCCTGTCCTTTTCAGAAACCTGCACCACTATGGTGATCCTACCGCGAATGTTAGTGGACTTGGTATCAGAGAGCAAGACCATTTCTCTCCCTGAGTGTGCCACacagatgtttttcttcttttgattggGAGGTAATAATTGCTTCATCTTATCTGCTATGTCCTATGACCGTTACACTGCCATCCACAACCCCCTGCATTATCCAATCCTGATGACTCAAAAGATCTGCTTTCATCTTATCATGGCCTCTGCTGTGCTTGGCTTCTCAGTTTCTCTGTGCATTGTCATCATAATATTCAACTTGTCCTTTTGTAACTCCAATGTCATTCAGCACTTCTTTTGTGATATTGAGCCTGTGGTCTCCCTTGCCTGTAATTACACCTTTTATCAGAAAATGATTCTTCTTGCATTCACTGCCTTTGTGTTGGTGGGCAGCTTTATTTTGATCATGGTATCTTATGTCTTCATCGTGACAGTGGTTGTGAAGTTGCCCTCTGCCAAGGGAAGGTATAAGACCTTTTCAACTTGCTCCTCCCATTTCACTGTGGTGTTCATACATTATGGGTTTGCTGGTTTTATCTATCTGAGACCCAAGAACAGTGACACTTTCAGGGATGATACACTGCTAGCAGTGACTTACACTGTTCTGACACCTCTGCTCAACCCCATCATTTACAGTTTAAGGAATAAAGACATGCAGATAGCTCTGAGAAAAGACCTAGGCAATATAATCAACTTTTTccctaaaattataaataaaagatcCCAAAAGGCTTGA